A DNA window from Enterobacter cloacae subsp. cloacae ATCC 13047 contains the following coding sequences:
- the truD gene encoding tRNA pseudouridine(13) synthase TruD encodes MTDFDNLTYLHGKPLGSGLLKASPEDFVVVEDLGFEPDGEGEHILVRILKNGCNTRFVADALAKFLKIHAREVSFAGQKDKHAVTEQWLCARVPGNAMPDLSKFELEGCKVLEYARHKRKLRLGALKGNHFTLVLREVTDRDDVEKRLQAINERGVPNYFGAQRFGIGGSNLQGALRWAQSDAPVRDRNKRSFWLSAARSALFNQIVSERLKKPDANQVVVGDALQLAGRGSWFVATAEEMADVQSRVDAKTLMITAALPGTGDWGTQGDALAAEQAAVAEAQELQSLLVREKVEAARRAMLLYPQQLSWNWWDDVTVELRFWLPAGSFATSVVRELINTSGDYANIAE; translated from the coding sequence ATGACCGATTTTGACAACCTGACCTACCTGCACGGTAAACCGCTGGGGAGTGGTCTGCTGAAAGCCAGCCCCGAAGATTTCGTGGTCGTGGAAGATTTGGGCTTTGAGCCGGACGGCGAAGGCGAGCATATCCTGGTGCGCATCCTCAAAAATGGCTGCAATACCCGCTTTGTGGCCGATGCGCTGGCTAAATTTCTGAAAATCCATGCCCGCGAAGTGAGCTTCGCCGGGCAGAAAGACAAACACGCGGTCACCGAACAGTGGCTTTGCGCGCGCGTTCCCGGCAATGCGATGCCTGATTTAAGCAAATTTGAGCTTGAGGGCTGTAAGGTGCTGGAGTACGCCCGTCACAAGCGCAAACTGCGTCTGGGGGCGTTGAAAGGTAACCACTTTACCCTCGTACTGCGTGAAGTGACCGACCGTGACGACGTGGAAAAGCGCTTGCAGGCCATCAATGAACGCGGTGTGCCTAACTATTTTGGCGCACAGCGTTTTGGCATCGGCGGCAGTAACCTGCAGGGCGCACTGCGCTGGGCGCAGAGCGATGCGCCGGTGCGTGACAGGAATAAACGCAGTTTTTGGTTGTCGGCGGCCCGCAGTGCGTTGTTTAATCAGATCGTAAGCGAACGGCTGAAAAAACCGGACGCGAATCAAGTTGTTGTCGGCGATGCGCTACAATTAGCGGGACGCGGTAGCTGGTTTGTGGCAACGGCCGAAGAAATGGCCGATGTACAGTCGCGCGTGGACGCTAAAACGCTGATGATCACCGCAGCCTTGCCCGGCACGGGCGACTGGGGAACGCAGGGTGACGCGCTGGCCGCGGAGCAGGCAGCCGTGGCCGAAGCGCAAGAATTACAATCATTGCTGGTGCGGGAAAAAGTCGAAGCAGCACGCCGGGCGATGTTGCTCTACCCGCAGCAGCTAAGCTGGAACTGGTGGGATGACGTAACCGTTGAGTTACGTTTCTGGCTGCCGGCAGGTAGCTTTGCCACCAGTGTTGTCAGGGAACTTATCAACACGTCGGGTGATTATGCGAATATTGCTGAGTAA
- the ispF gene encoding 2-C-methyl-D-erythritol 2,4-cyclodiphosphate synthase — protein MRIGHGFDVHAFGGVGPIIIGGVRIPYEKGLLAHSDGDVALHALTDALLGAAALGDIGKLFPDTDPAFKGADSRALLREAWRRIQAKGYTLGNVDVTIIAQAPKMLPHIPQMRVFIAEDLGCHMDDVNVKATTTEKLGFTGRGEGIACEAVALLVKASK, from the coding sequence ATGCGAATTGGACACGGTTTTGATGTACACGCCTTTGGAGGCGTTGGCCCAATTATCATTGGCGGCGTGCGCATTCCTTATGAAAAAGGGCTGCTGGCGCATTCTGATGGCGACGTGGCACTACACGCCTTAACCGACGCCTTACTGGGCGCGGCGGCGCTGGGCGATATCGGCAAGCTGTTCCCGGACACCGATCCGGCGTTTAAAGGCGCAGACAGCCGTGCGCTGTTGCGTGAAGCCTGGCGCCGTATTCAGGCGAAGGGCTACACCCTGGGTAACGTCGATGTGACGATCATCGCTCAGGCCCCTAAAATGCTGCCGCATATTCCTCAGATGCGCGTATTTATCGCTGAAGATCTGGGCTGCCATATGGATGACGTCAACGTCAAAGCGACCACCACGGAGAAACTGGGCTTTACCGGTCGCGGCGAAGGCATCGCCTGCGAAGCCGTGGCGCTGCTGGTGAAGGCGAGCAAATGA